TCTTTGTCTGTCTCGGTATTAAAGAGTAACAAAATTATTGACATTCAAGACGATGAACTGTTTCGATCCAGTTCCCATATCTACAAACCGCACATCGAAAAGTTACATCTTGACCATCGAATCATCAAACAGTCCAAAATGTTTTCCAGATTGTCCCCATTGAAATTATTAGGAAAGTATATCATTATATTTCTTTTGTAAACATATCACTACAATCCATGAAGACATGGTAATTATTAGCATAACAAATTTCGAATACTTTTTACAAAGCAGTTGCAAGCCATAGCCCATGAATTCTTCTGCTGGTCGGTCCATAAAATCTGAGTTGAATTTTATACTTATATGCACCACTAAAGTTAATAGTTCGCATCTCACACTATTTTCTTATGTTAAGAATTTCTTTTAATAGTACAATGGTTTAGTTGACGGCGTTGAAGCCTTGCATCCGATGCAGTATGGCTGATTATCCTTTGCGTACGAATTTCCTATATTACATTTACAACAATCGTGTAATAGCAATCTTTACTTTCGACCAATCTAACTACTTTTGCTTCTCAAGAGTTTTTCCTTGTATGAATTATTAATTATTCTGGATCATGGTAACAAAGGTAATATCTGGTAACAAAGGTAATATATGGATCATGTGGAGAAACACTCTCCCAAGACCGAAGGTGATATCTTCTTCCAAACAAGCCATAACTATTGATGTGGATGGAAATTTTATCACGGTTGTGCATGCTTCTTTCAATGCTGTTTCAAGGAAAATGCTCTGGAGTCAGCTAGGTTTAGGCTCCATATCTATTCCTTGGTTGGTGGTGGGGGACTTCAACTGTGTTCTGCGCCTCGATGAGAAAAAAGGCGGTATCCCAAATAAAGAAGTTTACATGATCGAATTCAGGAGCTGGATttctgacaatggtttggttgaGGCTGATTCAATCGGCAAGAAGTACACCTGGTCCAATTGTCAGAAAGGAAGACGTCGCATTGTCTCTAAGCATGATAGAGCAATTGTGAATAATGCTTGGCTTTACAAATATGCCAACTGGAGATGTAAAGCCCTCCCAAGGATTTGTTCTGACTACTCCCCTCTCATTGGGTTTGATTTCCACAACTCGAGACCGGTTAGAGCTCCCTTTAGATTCCAAAAGATGTGGCAATCGCATCCGAGCTTCTTAAACATGGTGGAGAATAATTGGAATCAAATTATGGCTGGTGCTCCCCCGTTTGTGTTCAACAACAAGTTAAAAAGACTTAAAGAAGCTCTAAAATCCTGGAACAGACTTGTCTTTGGAGATGTTCACTACAGACTGAAGCAAGCTGATCTCAGGCTGGATTCTGAAGCTGATCTTCTTGATTTCGACCCAGCAGACGAAGTCCAATTCACTAGAGTGGAAGATGCTCGGAAGGCTGCAGATGATGTGAGAGTGGAGATAGCCAGTATGCTGAGAATGAAATCAAGAATCTCTTGGCTAGAAGAAGGGGATCAAAATACTCGTTTCTTCCACAATTCCATCAGATTGAGAAGGGGCCAAAACACCATTTCAGAGCTCAAGACctctactaactctactttgattGTGCAGGAGGACATTAGAGACTTCATCATCGATCACTACCAGAAGAAATTTAATGGTGGAAGCGTCAACATTGATCCTACGATGTTTGATTATCTGCATATCAGTATTTCTTCCACGGAGAGTGCCTCTATGGATGCTGTGCCATCCTTGGAAGACATCAAGGAAGCGGTCTTCGATTTAGGAGCATACTCAGCTCCGGGGCATGATGGTTTCCCAGGTTCTTTATATAGACATTGTTGGAACATTATCTCGGAAGACCTCTACAAAGCCATAGTGAATTGTTGGGAAATGAGGAAGATTCCAAAAGGCATCAACTCGAGTTTTCTGGTGCTCATCCAAAGAACAAGAAGTCTGATGCAATCAAGGATTTCCGCCCTATTGGACTGAgcaatttattttttaaaatcatcACAAAGATAATGGATACAAGGCTTGGATCTGTTCTAGACGATTTGGTTTCAGAAGAGCAGGTAGCCTTTATGAAAGGGAGGAACATACACGAAAATATAGCCTTGGCGTCTGAACTAATCAATGAGCTCAGTACGGACAGGAAGTATGGCAATGTGGGTATCAAGCTTGATATCGCCCAAGCTTTTGATACTGTAAGCTGGGAGTTCATTATTGAGGTTTTTCGCCAGTATGGATTCTCTGAAACTTGGTGCACTTGGATACGTAGCATTCTTGATTCGTCTCGTATCTCCATCATGATTAATGGcagccctgaaggttttttcagcATCTCGAGGGGTCTCCGTCAAGGGGATCCTCTCTCCCCCCTGATCTTTGTTCTCATTGAGGACATCCTAAGCCGCAACTTGTCCAAACTCTTTGCTCGTCGTAGTATGCATTGGATGGTCAGTAAGAAGGGAGTAGCTCCTACCCATCTTCTCTTTGCAGATGATATCCTTGTCTTCTGCAGGGGTAATTGGCAAAGCCTTCGAAATCTGGTTGATATTTTGACCACTTACAAGATGGCTTCAGGCCAATGTGTGAATTTTGCCAAGAGAACTTTCTATTATGGAGGAGGTTCGGTCTCAAGAGCTATAGCCATCTCCAATTTTCTGGGCATGGAAGGAGCTCAATTTCCTGATAGATACCTGGGCATAAATTTGAAGCCAGGCATAGTTCGGCACATCCACATTCGTCAGGTggtggagaagattatggacaagTTAGCAGGGTGGAAGGGTAAGCTCTTATCTTTTCAGGCTAGGCTGGTGCTAA
The nucleotide sequence above comes from Papaver somniferum cultivar HN1 chromosome 8, ASM357369v1, whole genome shotgun sequence. Encoded proteins:
- the LOC113304992 gene encoding uncharacterized protein LOC113304992, which gives rise to MVTKVISGNKGNIWIMWRNTLPRPKVISSSKQAITIDVDGNFITVVHASFNAVSRKMLWSQLGLGSISIPWLVVGDFNCVLRLDEKKGGIPNKEVYMIEFRSWISDNGLVEADSIGKKYTWSNCQKGRRRIVSKHDRAIVNNAWLYKYANWRCKALPRICSDYSPLIGFDFHNSRPVRAPFRFQKMWQSHPSFLNMVENNWNQIMAGAPPFVFNNKLKRLKEALKSWNRLVFGDVHYRLKQADLRLDSEADLLDFDPADEVQFTRVEDARKAADDVRVEIASMLRMKSRISWLEEGDQNTRFFHNSIRLRRGQNTISELKTSTNSTLIVQEDIRDFIIDHYQKKFNGGSVNIDPTMFDYLHISISSTESASMDAVPSLEDIKEAVFDLGAYSAPGHDGFPGSLYRHCWNIISEDLYKAIVNCWEMRKIPKGINSSFLVLIQRTRSLMQSRISALLD